One region of uncultured Methanolobus sp. genomic DNA includes:
- a CDS encoding HNH endonuclease signature motif containing protein: MDKQTYEDFKKRQRRGKIPPTACIVCGEDNPDVIEMHHVDGRNNSDWIEPLCKNCHFKVTSKQNRIKPKARSKNTSLQNLRAFNIISIGALAVELGNRLMKVGYEMVENV, encoded by the coding sequence ATGGATAAGCAAACTTATGAAGATTTCAAGAAAAGGCAGAGAAGGGGGAAGATACCACCTACTGCATGTATCGTATGTGGAGAGGATAATCCAGATGTTATTGAGATGCATCATGTTGATGGCAGAAATAACTCAGACTGGATTGAGCCACTCTGCAAGAACTGTCATTTTAAGGTAACTTCTAAACAAAACAGGATTAAACCTAAAGCAAGGTCTAAGAATACTTCTTTACAGAACCTTAGAGCTTTCAATATAATCTCTATTGGTGCTTTAGCTGTTGAACTTGGAAACCGCTTAATGAAAGTTGGATACGAGATGGTTGAAAATGTCTGA
- a CDS encoding DNA polymerase codes for MGKIAVRGYTVKVKNQQYNPFYNNNLQLRYDRVFVFDTETTIDQYQNMKVGFFQTYQDGYIQHEGLFYDPQMLNEGETKTLLNYAKEQDIELYLCEEFVDDVFYPEVFGLKTLCVGFNLAFDISRLAKFGNNSKVKNRGGFTFTLSDNRFKPPIVIKKLGGSNSFKFTTTKYNIGDDYFSGHFLDAQTLGKVLLQDDKLSLEKACELLDTRHKKMKDIKHGTVTKMYLDYLIRDVESTFDVYGGLIKELDLYNIDVPPTKIFSSASLGKYALKQLGLKPLSEQNYDFPDNMKGQIMTSYYGGRCECRNRKVPTKVTTLDFTSMYPTVTMVMGLWNLMIADYIETEIVTEEIRELLEIVNLEYLQKEDNWKDFVVMVKLRPDGDILPVRMDYKEDNGSFNVGVNYLSSSHELWYALPDVIASVILTGKAPEIIEAVRFIPVGVQEGLRESQILGIDIDPEKDNLVQVLVEERQKIKIEMKGIDPESPEYQQLKSRAQAIKILVNAMSYGIFIELNPEDRKSDIEVYGLDSFSTSENRYEKPGNFYHPLLAVMITSGSKLFLAMAEAKVEELGTAHAYMDTDSIFVPPEYAEEITEYFQPLNPYNLDIPLLKPEKVDYWFYGISSKRYPLYRFNGNKIMFKDYKLHGLGHLTNPFSKDGKGDWHEEIWNDLLQLHYGLISSRDIVEKYSNMYAISKLSVSTPNVWNRFKKLNKSKPWKEMIKPFNFCLVGFQAVEEDGRAIKPLAPFCDNPQKIVHEPFIDYEAGEIMQGSHYFKSLSKTILQYAEHPEHKFEGDIGLLERRHIHADGILYIGKEANNIDEEELELQRAQTFIDEEGIKQWILSMTPKEAREYGVMERSTLKRMKDRILSGEKFNFWTKEVRKLVSVF; via the coding sequence ATGGGCAAGATTGCTGTAAGGGGATATACTGTGAAAGTGAAGAATCAACAGTATAACCCTTTTTACAATAATAACCTTCAATTAAGGTATGATAGGGTGTTTGTTTTCGATACTGAAACCACGATAGACCAGTATCAGAATATGAAGGTTGGTTTCTTCCAGACCTATCAAGATGGATATATCCAACATGAAGGACTCTTTTATGATCCTCAAATGCTCAATGAAGGGGAAACAAAGACCCTTCTGAACTATGCCAAAGAACAGGACATAGAATTGTACCTTTGTGAAGAGTTCGTTGATGATGTATTTTATCCAGAGGTATTTGGATTAAAAACCCTTTGTGTAGGCTTCAATCTTGCTTTTGATATAAGCAGACTGGCAAAGTTTGGAAACAATTCAAAGGTAAAGAATAGAGGTGGTTTTACTTTTACTCTTTCAGATAACAGGTTCAAACCTCCTATTGTGATCAAGAAGCTTGGTGGAAGTAACAGTTTCAAGTTCACAACAACGAAGTACAATATAGGAGATGACTATTTCTCAGGTCATTTTCTAGATGCTCAGACATTAGGTAAAGTCTTGCTTCAAGACGATAAACTCTCACTTGAAAAAGCCTGTGAATTGCTCGATACAAGACACAAGAAGATGAAGGATATTAAACACGGTACTGTTACCAAAATGTATCTTGATTATCTAATAAGGGATGTTGAGAGCACTTTTGATGTGTATGGGGGATTGATCAAGGAGCTTGATCTCTACAATATTGATGTTCCTCCTACCAAGATATTCAGTTCTGCTTCTCTTGGAAAATATGCTTTGAAGCAATTAGGACTAAAACCATTGAGTGAGCAGAACTATGATTTCCCTGATAATATGAAGGGGCAGATAATGACCTCATATTATGGGGGTAGGTGTGAATGCAGAAATAGGAAAGTTCCAACTAAGGTTACAACTCTTGATTTTACAAGTATGTATCCAACGGTTACAATGGTAATGGGTCTGTGGAATCTCATGATTGCAGATTACATTGAAACAGAGATTGTAACCGAGGAAATCAGAGAGTTACTGGAAATAGTCAATCTTGAATATCTGCAAAAGGAGGATAACTGGAAAGACTTTGTTGTAATGGTTAAGCTTCGCCCTGATGGAGATATATTGCCTGTAAGGATGGATTACAAAGAGGATAATGGCTCATTTAATGTTGGTGTCAATTATCTGTCTTCTAGTCATGAATTGTGGTATGCATTACCTGATGTCATAGCTTCCGTGATTCTCACTGGCAAAGCACCGGAGATCATTGAAGCTGTCAGGTTTATTCCAGTAGGCGTTCAGGAAGGATTAAGAGAGTCACAGATACTTGGGATTGATATTGATCCTGAAAAGGATAATCTTGTTCAGGTGCTTGTTGAGGAAAGACAGAAGATCAAGATTGAAATGAAGGGTATTGATCCAGAAAGTCCAGAGTATCAACAGTTAAAGAGCAGAGCACAGGCAATTAAGATACTTGTCAATGCCATGAGCTATGGAATATTTATAGAGCTTAATCCAGAGGACAGGAAAAGCGACATAGAGGTTTATGGTCTTGATTCTTTCAGTACCTCAGAGAATAGGTACGAAAAGCCAGGTAACTTCTATCATCCTCTACTGGCTGTTATGATCACCTCTGGCTCAAAGCTCTTTTTGGCAATGGCAGAGGCAAAGGTAGAGGAATTAGGGACTGCACACGCCTATATGGATACTGACTCTATCTTTGTACCTCCTGAATATGCAGAGGAAATTACAGAGTATTTCCAACCTCTAAACCCCTATAATCTAGATATACCTCTGCTAAAGCCTGAAAAAGTGGATTACTGGTTTTATGGAATCTCATCCAAACGTTATCCATTGTATAGATTCAATGGAAACAAGATAATGTTCAAGGATTACAAGCTTCATGGTTTAGGTCATCTGACAAACCCATTCTCAAAGGATGGAAAAGGGGATTGGCATGAGGAAATATGGAACGATCTACTGCAATTGCATTATGGTTTGATCAGTTCCAGAGATATTGTGGAAAAATACAGTAATATGTATGCTATCTCAAAGCTTTCTGTTAGCACTCCTAATGTATGGAACAGGTTCAAGAAGCTCAATAAGAGCAAACCTTGGAAGGAAATGATAAAACCTTTCAACTTCTGTCTGGTTGGATTTCAAGCTGTTGAGGAGGATGGCAGAGCAATAAAACCTCTTGCACCTTTTTGTGACAATCCACAAAAGATAGTTCATGAGCCATTCATTGACTATGAAGCAGGAGAGATCATGCAAGGATCACACTATTTCAAGTCACTGAGTAAAACCATATTGCAGTATGCAGAGCACCCTGAACATAAGTTTGAGGGTGATATTGGACTTCTGGAAAGGAGACACATTCATGCAGATGGTATTCTTTACATTGGTAAGGAAGCAAACAATATTGATGAAGAGGAATTAGAGCTTCAGAGAGCACAGACCTTCATTGATGAAGAAGGTATCAAGCAATGGATATTGTCTATGACTCCAAAGGAAGCTAGAGAATATGGAGTAATGGAAAGAAGCACACTCAAAAGAATGAAGGATAGGATTCTGAGTGGTGAGAAGTTCAATTTCTGGACAAAGGAAGTGAGAAAGTTGGTAAGTGTTTTTTAG
- a CDS encoding HNH endonuclease: MDKEISKRSIKRQKLEGKTVLRCLRCSEDDPELIELHHVYGRNNSEETVPLCKNCHFKVTKQQNKLPRKVRSSNASRKDKLRFMLVSMGVLMEGMGKQLRLIGLEADSLWARLL; encoded by the coding sequence ATGGATAAAGAAATATCAAAAAGAAGTATAAAGAGACAAAAATTGGAAGGAAAGACAGTTCTTAGATGCCTTCGATGTAGTGAAGATGACCCTGAACTGATAGAATTACATCATGTTTATGGAAGGAACAATTCAGAAGAAACTGTTCCATTATGTAAGAACTGTCATTTCAAGGTCACAAAACAGCAAAATAAACTACCTCGTAAGGTTAGATCAAGCAATGCATCACGCAAGGATAAATTAAGGTTCATGCTCGTTTCTATGGGGGTTTTAATGGAAGGAATGGGTAAACAGCTCCGTCTCATTGGTTTGGAGGCTGATTCATTATGGGCAAGATTGCTGTAA
- a CDS encoding DNA polymerase: MSDELALRVYTQKVGKKKTKPSDFKEDLILHHRRVLVFDTETTIDQYQNMKIGFFQIYQDGGIQHEGLFYAPSMLDEEETEIFKEYSFKNDIALYTLEEFIDDVFYPEVLNFKALCVGFNLPFDISRIAKRVGDSRDKNKGGFTFTLSNKEENPQIVIKKLGSAYSFKLNGTKENQGKDRHYGYFVDAQTIAEVLLREEHMSLERACELLKTKTQKIKDVEHGRVTEEYIDYLITDVRATWEVYEKLIAELKIYNINIPPTKLYSNASLGKYALKQLGVKPFLELNPDFSPVLLGNIMSSYYGGRCECKIRKVPTKITVLDFTSMYPTVTMLLDLWKFIIAESIETKDVTEKIKELLSDINLDFLQNKDNWKDFVVMVKLHPDEDILPVRKNYKGDGSAYNVGVNYLTSDFELWYALPDVISSVLLTGKVPEIVEALRFIPVGIQEELKETEILGIKIDPRKENLVQALVEERQKIKGQEKNRAQAIKILVNAMSYGIFIELNPEDKKSTIEVHGLDSFETSENKYEKEGKYFHPLLASMITSGSRLFLAMAEAKVKELGSVHAYMDTDSIFVTPEHAQEVVDYFNKLNPYNPKLDIPLLKKEEGKEDVWFYGISSKRYVLYRIIDGKFELVDFKLHGLGHLTNPFSNKKKWHDEIWIDILKVHYGIVKPEDIELKYSTMYAISRLTVSTPNVLHRFDKLNKGKEWKEQIKPFNFFLVGFQTIEENKKAVKPLAPFTKDYQRIVYEPFLDYETGETKEGVHYFKPLSRTINQYAEHPEHKFEGDIGILARKHVHAKDTIEIGKEANSIDEQSLGIKRAQEFRNKEKIMQKILNISVSEAKELGVPKTTLWDMQKRIRETGELNLGTKAVRKLI, translated from the coding sequence ATGTCTGATGAGCTAGCACTTAGGGTTTATACACAGAAGGTAGGTAAGAAGAAAACCAAGCCTTCTGATTTTAAAGAAGACCTCATCCTCCATCATAGAAGGGTATTAGTCTTTGATACTGAGACTACAATAGATCAATACCAAAATATGAAGATAGGGTTCTTTCAAATTTATCAGGATGGAGGAATACAACATGAAGGGTTATTTTATGCCCCTTCTATGCTTGATGAAGAGGAAACAGAGATATTTAAGGAATATTCTTTCAAGAATGACATTGCTCTTTATACTCTTGAAGAATTCATTGATGATGTATTTTATCCAGAGGTCTTGAACTTCAAAGCTCTTTGTGTAGGTTTCAATCTGCCATTCGATATTAGCAGGATTGCTAAAAGGGTTGGAGATTCAAGGGATAAGAACAAAGGAGGATTTACTTTTACACTCTCTAACAAAGAGGAGAATCCTCAAATTGTCATTAAGAAACTTGGTTCTGCATACAGTTTCAAGTTGAATGGAACAAAGGAGAATCAAGGTAAAGACAGGCATTATGGTTATTTTGTTGATGCTCAAACGATTGCTGAAGTTCTACTTAGAGAAGAACACATGTCCCTTGAAAGAGCCTGCGAGTTACTTAAAACAAAAACCCAGAAAATAAAAGATGTAGAACATGGAAGAGTAACTGAAGAGTATATTGATTATCTTATCACAGATGTTCGTGCAACTTGGGAAGTATATGAGAAACTTATTGCTGAATTAAAAATTTACAATATTAATATCCCACCTACAAAATTATACAGTAATGCTTCTCTTGGCAAATATGCCTTGAAGCAGCTGGGAGTAAAGCCTTTCCTTGAATTGAATCCTGATTTCTCTCCTGTATTGCTTGGAAACATCATGTCTTCTTATTATGGAGGGAGATGTGAATGCAAGATAAGAAAAGTACCTACAAAGATTACAGTTCTTGATTTTACAAGTATGTATCCAACAGTTACAATGCTACTTGATCTCTGGAAGTTCATCATTGCTGAAAGTATTGAAACAAAGGATGTAACAGAGAAAATAAAGGAGCTACTTTCAGACATAAACCTTGATTTCCTTCAAAATAAGGATAATTGGAAGGATTTTGTTGTTATGGTTAAGTTACATCCAGATGAGGACATTTTGCCTGTAAGGAAGAATTACAAGGGGGATGGAAGTGCGTATAATGTAGGTGTTAATTATCTGACATCCGACTTTGAATTATGGTATGCATTGCCTGATGTTATAAGTTCAGTCCTCCTCACTGGAAAAGTGCCTGAGATTGTGGAAGCTCTTAGATTCATTCCTGTAGGTATTCAGGAAGAATTGAAGGAAACAGAGATTCTTGGAATTAAGATTGATCCTAGAAAGGAAAACTTGGTTCAGGCTCTTGTTGAAGAAAGACAGAAGATAAAAGGTCAAGAGAAGAACAGAGCACAGGCTATTAAAATCCTTGTAAATGCTATGAGTTATGGGATTTTTATTGAACTGAATCCAGAGGATAAGAAAAGCACCATTGAAGTACATGGATTAGATAGTTTTGAAACATCAGAGAACAAGTATGAGAAAGAAGGAAAATATTTCCATCCTCTGCTTGCTTCAATGATTACATCAGGTTCAAGGTTATTCTTAGCTATGGCTGAAGCTAAAGTAAAAGAGTTGGGTTCTGTTCATGCTTACATGGATACTGACAGTATTTTTGTTACTCCTGAACATGCACAGGAAGTTGTTGATTATTTCAATAAACTAAATCCTTACAACCCAAAACTTGATATTCCTCTTCTAAAGAAAGAAGAAGGGAAAGAAGATGTATGGTTCTATGGTATCTCTTCAAAGCGTTATGTTTTGTATCGTATCATTGATGGAAAGTTTGAGTTAGTAGATTTTAAGTTGCATGGACTTGGACATTTAACAAACCCATTTTCAAATAAGAAAAAATGGCATGATGAAATATGGATTGACATTCTTAAGGTACACTATGGAATTGTAAAACCTGAAGATATTGAGCTGAAGTACTCTACTATGTATGCAATTTCCAGGCTTACTGTCAGTACTCCTAATGTTCTGCATAGGTTTGATAAGTTGAATAAAGGAAAGGAGTGGAAGGAACAGATTAAACCCTTTAATTTCTTCCTTGTTGGTTTCCAGACGATAGAAGAGAATAAGAAAGCTGTCAAGCCTTTAGCACCTTTTACAAAGGACTATCAGAGGATAGTATATGAGCCATTCTTGGACTATGAAACCGGAGAGACAAAGGAAGGAGTGCATTATTTTAAGCCATTGAGTAGGACAATAAATCAGTATGCGGAACATCCTGAACATAAGTTTGAAGGTGACATTGGTATTCTGGCAAGAAAACACGTTCATGCAAAGGATACCATAGAGATAGGAAAGGAAGCTAACAGCATAGATGAGCAGTCTTTAGGAATCAAGAGAGCCCAGGAGTTCAGGAATAAAGAGAAGATCATGCAAAAGATTCTCAATATATCTGTATCTGAAGCTAAGGAGCTAGGAGTTCCAAAGACTACATTGTGGGATATGCAGAAAAGGATAAGGGAAACAGGAGAGTTGAATTTGGGCACTAAGGCTGTGAGGAAATTGATATGA
- a CDS encoding DUF4365 domain-containing protein, with amino-acid sequence MTKIIKADPAPYPKSNIPENKAISIFEHIIHENVKTDIRKNDKVPNTDGILEITNDNQIPLGRIDVQIKKLSDNNLKIPKHQCNLKYLAYCERSILPTLLILVDTTNDVAYWLSIDKNLLKYLAPLIKDGAKSLTVSIPTENIIKKKNKDYLEKWIEIINKHKEKLDNYDFLEKENLHLKSSYTVLADENNLIFGKTKSNFEAIHNPEIASKVCLKAFLDSFKMNHDMEESLQIALDTAKEANKNLELSINQYNTLKGQIIFYAKKHDLFELKLDDKLGDKPADFYSPNTNRYFDILTNPDYADIEDYLRCDSKEYKIAYVDTKSEEIEIIPTVFPTCPKCGGCLHSIFFLDNQYDNEIDIGFSYTQQDLVSLCIECGTSKIVDTVNYYINGPDFYPEYDFRYQDPNGFKEFSQKIWTRIGNFARKEFNVFISAVTCLEEEMWLAKDDFITVENPKWIHPILQLNSQNINKTIYFPTDNIYRE; translated from the coding sequence ATGACAAAAATAATAAAAGCGGATCCAGCCCCATATCCAAAATCTAATATTCCTGAAAATAAGGCAATTAGTATTTTTGAACATATAATTCATGAAAATGTAAAGACAGATATTCGAAAAAATGACAAAGTTCCTAATACAGACGGTATCTTAGAAATTACAAATGATAACCAAATACCTTTGGGAAGAATAGATGTCCAGATTAAAAAATTATCTGATAATAATTTAAAAATACCAAAACATCAATGTAACCTAAAATACCTCGCTTATTGTGAAAGAAGCATATTGCCTACATTACTAATCTTAGTAGATACAACAAATGACGTGGCATATTGGCTGTCTATTGATAAAAATTTGTTAAAATATTTGGCTCCGTTGATTAAAGATGGTGCTAAATCACTTACAGTTTCCATTCCAACTGAAAATATCATCAAAAAAAAGAATAAAGATTATTTAGAAAAGTGGATTGAAATTATTAATAAGCACAAAGAAAAGTTGGATAATTATGACTTTTTAGAAAAAGAAAATCTGCACTTAAAATCGTCATATACTGTTCTAGCAGATGAAAATAATTTGATTTTTGGAAAGACAAAATCAAATTTTGAAGCAATACATAACCCTGAAATAGCTTCAAAAGTGTGCCTGAAGGCATTTTTAGATAGTTTTAAAATGAATCATGATATGGAGGAATCATTACAAATAGCATTAGACACGGCAAAAGAAGCTAATAAAAATTTAGAATTGAGCATAAATCAATATAACACTTTAAAAGGTCAAATAATCTTTTATGCAAAAAAACACGATTTATTTGAATTAAAGCTTGATGATAAACTAGGCGACAAGCCGGCTGATTTTTACTCACCGAATACTAACCGATATTTCGATATACTAACAAACCCAGATTATGCGGACATTGAAGACTATTTAAGGTGTGACTCTAAAGAATACAAGATAGCTTATGTTGATACAAAATCTGAGGAAATAGAAATTATTCCTACAGTTTTTCCAACATGCCCAAAATGTGGAGGTTGTTTACATAGTATTTTCTTTTTAGATAACCAATATGATAATGAAATTGATATTGGATTTAGTTACACACAACAAGATTTAGTTAGTCTTTGTATTGAATGTGGGACATCTAAAATAGTCGATACAGTTAATTATTATATTAATGGCCCTGATTTTTATCCAGAATATGATTTTCGTTATCAAGATCCAAATGGTTTCAAGGAATTTTCCCAAAAAATCTGGACTAGAATAGGCAACTTTGCTAGAAAAGAATTTAATGTTTTCATTTCTGCTGTTACATGTTTAGAAGAAGAAATGTGGTTAGCAAAAGATGATTTTATCACTGTAGAAAATCCAAAGTGGATTCATCCAATACTTCAATTAAATTCTCAAAATATAAACAAAACTATTTACTTTCCCACTGATAATATTTACCGAGAATAA
- a CDS encoding transposase: MAKKVMMYGGVQFEDSIENYLNRESASICQFLHFLCIEDISQYLERTVYANKSWHYKYNISSMIKLFIVMCFRQLSYEKTVASLTEEEAILLAFCDNNGVVKLPSSKTLHNFVKYRLGEDGITEIMMLVGERILKLAQIKEAKIDSTPLEASRYDKYADYNPHYKCKMDKAHITMVGTYPVFMTHTNGKAGDTHELIKHIQALKKMNADIDMYSADTGYKAFKNHADIWYHLNARPVIAYPKNAVISKDGEMDKIDHWVNKMWFLGGNILASTEEKLKFLYEIGMSKQVGMNLRNQNMRDESFYELYKKRGECESKHGHIKDVVKFDIRRVRVESRKLYSLLSFVSYQLLVLTEIQNGFEKRNSFGSFY; this comes from the coding sequence ATGGCTAAAAAAGTAATGATGTATGGAGGAGTCCAATTTGAGGACTCTATTGAAAACTATCTGAACAGGGAAAGCGCCTCAATTTGCCAATTCCTGCACTTTCTCTGCATAGAAGACATTTCACAGTACTTAGAGCGTACTGTGTATGCCAACAAAAGTTGGCATTACAAATATAACATTTCCTCAATGATAAAACTCTTCATTGTTATGTGTTTCAGGCAGTTATCTTATGAGAAAACAGTCGCCTCATTAACAGAAGAAGAGGCAATACTACTCGCTTTTTGCGATAACAATGGTGTTGTAAAACTTCCTTCATCAAAGACCTTGCATAATTTTGTAAAATATCGATTAGGAGAAGATGGAATAACTGAAATAATGATGTTAGTTGGAGAAAGAATCCTTAAACTTGCTCAAATAAAAGAAGCTAAGATCGATTCAACTCCGCTTGAAGCTTCAAGATACGATAAATATGCGGATTATAATCCTCATTACAAATGCAAGATGGACAAAGCTCATATCACGATGGTAGGAACTTATCCCGTGTTCATGACACATACAAATGGCAAAGCAGGAGATACTCATGAACTCATCAAACACATTCAAGCATTGAAGAAAATGAATGCGGATATTGACATGTATTCTGCAGATACGGGTTATAAAGCATTCAAGAATCATGCAGATATCTGGTATCATTTGAATGCAAGGCCAGTTATTGCATATCCAAAAAATGCTGTGATCAGCAAAGATGGCGAAATGGACAAAATCGATCATTGGGTAAATAAAATGTGGTTTCTGGGTGGGAATATACTTGCAAGTACTGAAGAAAAACTAAAATTCCTATATGAGATTGGAATGTCTAAACAGGTTGGGATGAACTTACGTAATCAAAATATGAGGGATGAATCGTTCTATGAGCTATACAAGAAAAGAGGAGAATGCGAATCAAAGCACGGACACATTAAAGATGTGGTCAAGTTCGACATCAGAAGAGTTAGAGTAGAGAGTAGAAAACTCTACTCTCTACTGAGTTTTGTATCGTATCAGTTACTTGTACTTACAGAAATACAGAATGGGTTTGAGAAAAGAAATTCATTTGGAAGCTTTTATTGA
- the cas1 gene encoding CRISPR-associated endonuclease Cas1, translated as MKLLLLNGHGIDTRVNGSKLHIRDGRHSTDIEPEKYVFSPQKIDIDNIVVYGKNGNMTIDSIRWLIKHNVQVTILDWDGKLLTTMLPPESTNVKTKFAQYHAYEDQDTRLKLAKKFIEAKFDKTQVVLDYLKQRYPDIDNDFSKDSSKLADASNIKEVMGVEGAVAVYYWGQFEKFIPEKYEFDDRTGRYKTRPSGAGDMVNCMLNYGYALLEAECMRTINAVGMDVHVGFLHEMASGKNSLAYDLQEPFRFLVDLAVINLIETDRMEKKDFIRTDNYSLRLRPSGAKKLTEEFQTWMNKKVTYQDKSMMWSYVLLLKTRELAQFLNGKKRKIDFVTPSYVIERQDTDEIRKKILSISYSEWKEMGFSKGTLHYMKKNAKGNKPFTLNAHVRERLEMWESI; from the coding sequence ATGAAACTCCTACTTCTCAACGGACACGGAATAGACACACGTGTGAATGGGTCTAAATTGCATATTAGGGATGGTAGACATTCCACAGACATAGAACCGGAAAAGTATGTCTTTTCCCCCCAGAAAATAGACATAGACAATATAGTTGTCTATGGAAAGAATGGGAATATGACCATTGATTCTATTCGATGGCTGATAAAACATAATGTGCAGGTCACTATTCTGGATTGGGATGGTAAGCTTCTAACAACTATGCTTCCTCCTGAAAGTACTAATGTCAAAACCAAGTTCGCACAGTATCACGCTTATGAGGATCAGGACACTAGGCTTAAACTTGCCAAGAAGTTCATTGAAGCCAAGTTTGATAAGACCCAGGTAGTTCTGGACTATCTGAAACAACGTTATCCTGATATTGACAACGATTTTTCAAAGGACTCTTCCAAGCTTGCTGATGCAAGTAACATAAAGGAAGTAATGGGTGTTGAAGGTGCTGTTGCTGTCTATTATTGGGGACAGTTTGAAAAGTTCATTCCTGAAAAGTACGAATTTGATGACCGTACAGGCAGATACAAAACACGTCCTAGTGGTGCAGGAGATATGGTCAATTGTATGCTTAACTATGGCTATGCACTCCTTGAAGCTGAGTGTATGAGAACCATCAATGCAGTTGGTATGGACGTTCATGTTGGATTCCTGCATGAGATGGCATCAGGTAAGAACAGCTTAGCATATGATCTTCAAGAACCTTTCAGATTCCTTGTTGATCTGGCAGTGATCAATCTCATTGAGACTGACAGGATGGAGAAGAAGGACTTTATCAGGACTGATAATTACTCACTCAGGCTCAGACCAAGTGGAGCTAAGAAGCTCACAGAGGAGTTCCAGACTTGGATGAATAAGAAAGTAACCTATCAGGATAAATCAATGATGTGGAGCTATGTCCTTTTACTCAAAACAAGAGAATTGGCTCAATTCCTGAACGGTAAAAAGAGGAAGATTGATTTTGTTACTCCTTCTTACGTGATTGAAAGACAGGATACTGATGAGATCAGGAAGAAAATACTGAGTATTTCCTATTCTGAATGGAAGGAGATGGGATTTTCTAAGGGAACACTGCATTATATGAAGAAAAATGCAAAAGGAAATAAACCGTTTACTCTCAATGCTCATGTGAGGGAACGGTTGGAAATGTGGGAAAGCATTTGA
- a CDS encoding DUF4238 domain-containing protein: MRNLCQSSYFYDDNGEWEKILSDLEYSQSKVIKKIVNQQNFGDINRDSYLDLLLFLLLQHARTKKMQETADQFIKEFSQSVSEYNLETIETDNLEKTDLIADRFPRSQFLAMGPAMVGVDLIKDLFPVLLVNNTHVNFITSDAPVVLYNYVKLKKRMLVGLQSPGLQICCPLNEKLSLLMFDPKFYEVSSDSDHIILIENTSDIDAINKLQLFNCSHSIVYRDKDELSYIKTLHQSIKKNIEETRLQANFTDTRRLKNDSQSDIIQSTIPSIDYTLKLSFLKLNHKSNKSFKSMAKRKLKDNPYMIFLRDKNVAEIVGKRFKAMNSETQEKLSESELFPGYKLKVVSTFM, translated from the coding sequence ATAAGGAACCTTTGTCAATCAAGCTATTTTTACGATGATAACGGTGAGTGGGAAAAAATATTAAGTGATTTAGAATATTCTCAATCAAAAGTAATAAAAAAAATAGTCAATCAACAAAATTTTGGTGATATAAATCGAGACTCTTACTTAGACTTATTACTATTTCTTTTGCTACAACATGCGCGTACCAAAAAAATGCAAGAGACTGCAGATCAATTTATAAAAGAGTTCTCTCAAAGTGTTTCTGAGTATAATCTTGAAACCATTGAAACAGATAATTTGGAAAAAACTGACTTAATAGCAGATAGGTTTCCACGGTCTCAATTTTTGGCAATGGGTCCTGCAATGGTGGGGGTAGACCTAATAAAGGATTTATTCCCTGTTCTACTCGTGAATAATACTCATGTGAACTTTATAACAAGTGACGCTCCAGTAGTTTTATATAACTATGTAAAACTTAAAAAACGGATGCTAGTAGGGTTGCAATCACCTGGGCTTCAAATTTGTTGTCCGCTTAATGAGAAATTATCTCTTTTAATGTTTGATCCAAAATTCTATGAGGTGTCTTCGGATTCTGATCATATCATACTCATTGAAAATACTTCTGATATAGATGCAATTAATAAACTTCAACTGTTCAACTGCTCACATTCCATAGTTTATCGTGATAAAGATGAATTATCTTATATCAAAACTTTACATCAGTCGATTAAAAAAAATATCGAAGAAACAAGACTACAAGCAAATTTCACTGATACAAGGCGACTGAAAAATGACTCACAAAGCGATATAATACAATCAACTATACCATCCATCGACTATACTCTAAAACTTTCTTTTCTTAAATTAAATCACAAATCTAATAAAAGCTTTAAATCTATGGCAAAGAGGAAACTTAAAGATAATCCGTATATGATTTTTTTAAGAGATAAAAACGTTGCTGAAATTGTAGGCAAACGATTTAAGGCTATGAATAGTGAAACACAGGAAAAACTTAGCGAATCAGAATTATTTCCCGGATATAAGTTAAAGGTTGTTTCAACATTTATGTGA